A genomic segment from Cyanobium sp. NIES-981 encodes:
- a CDS encoding DUF1254 domain-containing protein, with protein sequence MNNSNSNINININSSINDTANGSVHGAQGEELAEIAVEAYTYLFPLALMDVTRRVTTNVPAGAKPGFGPANLFTHLRSFPPGNFKEVVRPNFDTLYSILWFDLRAEPVVISAPDTQGRYYMLPMLDMWTDVFAVVGSRTTGTQAGHYALVGPGWSGDLPAGLERIEAPTPIGWIIGRTQTNGPADYASVNALQDGFLATPLSQWPGPAKTPAPALDPSVAMGTAPLDQVLAMAGADFFAYGAELMGTHPPHLVDQPILARMARLGVKPGQPFLAAELDADAAAAVAAAPAAALAHFREVEPRLNPVVNGWGMARSGIGVYGTNYLFRAVIAKIGLGANLPEDAIYPVAYRDGDGVIPNGSNNYVLHFDADALPPADAFWSLTMYDGEGFPVPNNLERYAIGDRSPLRYNDDGSLDLYIQHSDPGEDRRANWLPSPQGPIGVTMRLYGPRPAVLDGGWSPPPLVRA encoded by the coding sequence ATGAACAACAGCAACAGCAACATCAACATCAACATCAACAGCAGCATCAACGACACTGCCAACGGCAGTGTGCATGGTGCTCAAGGGGAAGAGTTGGCCGAGATCGCCGTTGAGGCTTACACCTATCTCTTTCCCCTGGCGCTGATGGACGTGACACGGCGCGTCACCACGAACGTACCGGCAGGGGCCAAGCCAGGCTTCGGGCCGGCCAACCTCTTCACCCATCTGCGGTCCTTCCCGCCAGGCAACTTCAAGGAGGTGGTCCGCCCCAACTTCGACACCCTCTATTCGATTCTCTGGTTCGATCTCCGCGCTGAACCCGTGGTGATCTCGGCGCCGGACACGCAGGGCCGGTACTACATGCTGCCGATGCTCGACATGTGGACCGACGTGTTCGCGGTTGTGGGCTCACGCACGACGGGAACGCAGGCCGGTCACTACGCGCTTGTCGGTCCAGGCTGGAGCGGTGATCTGCCTGCCGGACTCGAGCGCATCGAGGCACCGACACCGATCGGCTGGATCATCGGTAGAACCCAGACCAACGGCCCGGCGGACTACGCCAGTGTGAACGCCCTGCAGGACGGCTTCCTCGCCACGCCACTGTCGCAGTGGCCAGGCCCGGCGAAAACCCCGGCGCCGGCCCTGGACCCCAGTGTCGCCATGGGCACCGCCCCGCTGGATCAGGTGCTGGCCATGGCCGGGGCAGACTTCTTCGCCTACGGGGCCGAGCTGATGGGCACCCATCCGCCCCACCTCGTCGACCAGCCCATCCTGGCGCGCATGGCACGCCTGGGGGTGAAGCCGGGCCAGCCGTTCCTTGCCGCCGAGTTGGATGCCGATGCCGCGGCAGCTGTGGCGGCGGCTCCGGCCGCAGCCCTGGCGCACTTCCGGGAGGTCGAGCCCCGGCTCAATCCGGTTGTGAATGGGTGGGGTATGGCCCGATCCGGCATCGGGGTCTACGGAACCAACTATCTGTTCCGCGCCGTGATCGCCAAGATCGGTCTCGGGGCCAATCTTCCCGAGGATGCGATCTATCCGGTCGCCTACCGCGATGGGGATGGGGTGATTCCCAACGGCAGCAACAACTACGTCCTGCACTTCGATGCCGATGCCCTGCCACCGGCCGACGCGTTCTGGTCGTTGACGATGTACGACGGAGAGGGATTCCCTGTTCCCAACAACTTGGAGCGCTACGCGATCGGGGATCGCTCCCCGCTTCGCTACAACGACGATGGCTCGCTGGATCTTTACATCCAGCACAGCGATCCTGGTGAGGACCGACGGGCCAACTGGCTCCCCAGCCCTCAGGGTCCGATCGGGGTCACGATGCGGCTGTATGGGCCTCGGCCTGCCGTGCTCGACGGCGGCTGGAGTCCGCCGCCGCTGGTGAGGGCCTGA